From the Leptospira biflexa serovar Patoc strain 'Patoc 1 (Paris)' genome, one window contains:
- a CDS encoding LIMLP_04285 family protein has translation MNLQRIVIVTILSFSLPSLLADTVKVKATKEVFENVKTSSPTANYVLVESKDGTKQAFKKNAVEVTTLPVEWEAPKEEEKQGFFAGMFASKSKTEETKSPESTEPSENGQTKVEDENKGFFEKRLPELTMGGMALLWILLP, from the coding sequence ATGAACCTGCAACGAATTGTAATTGTCACCATTTTATCATTTTCCCTTCCCTCATTACTCGCTGATACGGTGAAAGTCAAAGCCACAAAAGAAGTATTCGAAAATGTAAAAACTTCTTCTCCTACTGCCAATTATGTTTTGGTCGAATCGAAAGACGGCACCAAACAAGCGTTTAAGAAAAATGCAGTTGAAGTGACAACACTCCCCGTAGAATGGGAAGCGCCGAAAGAGGAAGAAAAACAAGGGTTCTTTGCAGGTATGTTTGCTTCCAAATCGAAAACGGAAGAAACTAAATCACCGGAATCAACAGAACCAAGTGAAAACGGACAAACAAAAGTCGAAGACGAAAACAAAGGTTTTTTCGAAAAACGCCTTCCTGAACTCACAATGGGTGGAATGGCTTTACTTTGGATCCTTCTCCCTTAA
- the guaA gene encoding glutamine-hydrolyzing GMP synthase, which yields MTSDKKIAVVDFGGQYAHLIASRIRRLGAYTEILSNEEPLSRYESYAGIILSGGPSSVYETGAPLLPAGFFDTSVPVLGICYGHQLMMKTLGGEVVSASTKEYGPAILEIENPNSPLSQSLSLKTKVWMSHGDEVVRLPNDFQVIAKSDHCRYAFVSHPSKNLFGIQFHPEVTHSEEGEILLKNFVELCGASGTWSIQHFLDEQIQSLQKKVPEGKNVFLLVSGGVDSSVAYLLLAKALGKDRVKGLLVDTGFMRKNEVKDLMDNLHHVGFDLTIWDESEVFYKSLQNEFEPEKKRRIVGDLFLEAQGKATTSLGLDAEHWLLGQGTIYPDTIESGGTKHSHKIKTHHNRVPQIEALIREGKIVEPIADLYKDEVRELGRTLGLPERWIERHPFPGPGLVVRMIASPRTSPPNIDFSIWKEKIPKAEIQILPILSVGVQGDQRSYAHCAVLSDFTSDWKELDNLSVEITNTKKEINRVVLAPGITHFEKDFFYTKLTLDKTHADILRDADAIVNQILYDESIHNQIWQMPVVLVPVGLRENSYGVVLRPVESTEAMTANFYQMNRNILARITKELLELPQISLVMYDLTHKPPGTIEWE from the coding sequence GCCTATACCGAAATCCTATCCAATGAAGAACCCTTGTCTCGCTACGAGTCCTATGCGGGTATCATCCTTTCAGGAGGACCAAGCAGCGTCTATGAAACGGGAGCACCGCTTTTGCCAGCTGGTTTTTTTGATACTTCCGTTCCTGTGCTAGGAATTTGTTACGGCCACCAGCTCATGATGAAGACACTCGGTGGCGAAGTGGTTTCAGCGAGCACAAAAGAATACGGACCGGCGATCCTTGAAATTGAAAATCCAAATTCACCCTTGTCCCAATCACTTTCTCTAAAAACAAAGGTTTGGATGAGTCATGGTGATGAGGTGGTTCGATTACCAAATGATTTCCAGGTGATTGCAAAGTCAGATCACTGCCGTTATGCGTTTGTCTCTCATCCTTCTAAAAACCTTTTTGGCATCCAATTCCACCCAGAGGTGACGCATTCCGAAGAAGGAGAAATTTTACTAAAAAACTTTGTGGAGTTATGTGGGGCTTCTGGTACTTGGAGCATCCAACATTTTTTGGACGAACAAATCCAAAGTTTACAGAAAAAAGTTCCAGAAGGGAAAAATGTATTTTTACTCGTTTCCGGTGGAGTGGACTCATCTGTCGCATACCTTTTACTGGCAAAGGCACTTGGAAAGGACCGGGTGAAGGGATTACTCGTTGATACAGGGTTTATGCGTAAAAATGAAGTGAAGGACCTAATGGATAATTTACACCATGTAGGATTTGACCTTACCATTTGGGATGAAAGTGAAGTATTTTACAAATCCCTACAAAATGAATTTGAACCCGAGAAAAAAAGAAGGATTGTTGGGGATTTATTTTTAGAGGCACAAGGAAAAGCCACCACATCTCTTGGACTTGACGCCGAACACTGGTTACTTGGCCAAGGAACGATTTACCCGGATACCATCGAATCAGGTGGAACCAAACATTCTCATAAAATCAAAACACACCACAATCGTGTCCCTCAAATTGAAGCCCTGATCCGCGAAGGCAAAATTGTGGAACCCATCGCCGATCTTTATAAAGACGAGGTGAGAGAACTTGGCCGAACACTAGGCCTTCCGGAAAGGTGGATTGAACGCCATCCCTTTCCAGGACCTGGACTTGTCGTGCGAATGATTGCCAGTCCCAGAACAAGTCCCCCCAATATTGATTTTAGCATTTGGAAAGAAAAAATCCCAAAGGCCGAAATCCAAATATTACCCATTCTTTCAGTGGGAGTCCAAGGAGACCAAAGGAGTTACGCACATTGTGCTGTACTCAGTGACTTCACATCAGATTGGAAGGAATTAGACAATTTGTCTGTTGAAATTACCAATACCAAAAAAGAGATCAATCGAGTGGTACTGGCACCAGGGATCACTCATTTTGAAAAAGATTTCTTTTATACAAAACTAACCTTAGACAAAACTCATGCTGATATTTTGCGAGATGCTGATGCGATCGTGAATCAGATTTTATATGATGAGTCCATTCATAATCAAATTTGGCAGATGCCAGTCGTACTTGTGCCTGTGGGATTACGAGAAAATTCCTACGGTGTGGTTTTACGTCCTGTAGAATCCACAGAAGCGATGACTGCTAATTTTTACCAAATGAATCGTAATATTTTAGCAAGGATCACAAAGGAACTCTTGGAACTTCCTCAGATTTCACTTGTGATGTATGATCTTACCCACAAACCCCCAGGAACCATTGAATGGGAATAG